The Halorussus vallis DNA window CATCCAGGGTGCCCAGAGCGCGTTCAACCCAACGATGATAATCGGTGACCACTTCGAGGAGACGCTTCGCGCTCACGGCGCGAACGTCGAGGAAGGGATGGAACACGCCCGCGAACTGCTGGCCGACCTCTATCTGCCGGCAGAGCAGGTGTTGGAGTCGCATCCGTACGAGCTGTCCGGCGGCATGAAACAGCGCGCGCTCATCGCGCTCGGACTCGTCCTCGAACCGAACGTCGTCGTGATGGACGAACCGACGGCCGCGCTCGACCTCCTCATGCAGCGGTCCATCGTCAGCATGCTGGAGAACCTCCAAGAGAAGTACAACCTGACGCTGGTGTTCGTCACCCACGACCTCCCGCTGGTCGCGGACCTCGCCGACCGGTTGGCCGTGATGTACGCCTTCGACCTCGTCGAACTCGGCCCGACGGACGAGCTCATCGAACGTGCCGGCCACCCCTACACGCGCGCCCTGCTCAACGCCGTGCCGAACATCTCCGACCGGTCGATGAACCTGGAGGGCATTGAGGGGTCCAGCCCCAACCCCGCCGCAGTCCCCGCCGGCTGTTCGTTCCACGCCCGGTGTCCGCTGGCAGACGAAACGTGCAAAGCGAACGACCCGTCCATGCACGACGTGAGCGCCGACCGCCCGAACGACCACACAGCCGCCTGCTTCTACTGGGAGGCCGCCCGCGAGAAAATTCCGTTGACGCTCGACGACGCGGAGGATCCAATCGACCGTGAGTACGATGGGGGTTCCGGAGGTGTGCCTCGATGAGCCACACGGCCAACGAACCGTTGCTTTCGATTCGGGACGTGAGCGTCCACTTCGAGAAGAAGCGTCTGTTCGGCCTTGCCGGGTCCGAAACCGTCCACGCCGTCGACGATGTGAGCCTCGACATCTACGAGAACGACGTCGTCGCGCTCGTCGGGGAGTCCGGTTGCGGGAAGACGACGCTCGGAAAAACGGCCATCGGCATCCAGCGACCGACCGGGGGCGAGGTGCGTTACCGCGGTCAAGATCTCTGGGAGGCCAAGGATTCGGACGGCCTTCTCGGCCACCGAGGGGACCAAACGTACTCGTGGGCGGAGATTCGACGGTCACTTCAAATGATTCATCAGGACCCCGGCAGTTCGCTGAACTCGAACTACACCATCGAGTCGACACTCTCGGCGCCGCTGGAGAAGTGGCAACCCGATATGAGCGAGGCCGACCGCCGCGTCCGCATCTACGGCCTCCTCGAATACGTCGGCATGACGCCGGCGGAAGAGTACGCCGGTCGGTATCCACACCAACTGTCCGGCGGTGAGCAACAGCGCGTCGCGCTCGTCCGGGCGCTGTTGATGAACCCGGACCTCATCCTCGCCGACGAAGCCATCAGCGCGCTCGACGTGTCGCTCCGCGCGGAGATGATGGACCTGATGCTCGAACTGCAAGAACAGTTCAACACCTCCTACCTGTTCATCTCGCACAACCTCGCCAACGCGAAACACCTCACCCAACGCGCTGGCGGCCGCATCGGCATCATGTACCTCGGCGAACTTGTCGAAATCGGGACGCCGGAACAGATAATCCACGACCCACAACACCCCTACACGAAGGTGTTGCTGTGGGCAACTTCGGACCTCCGGAACCGCTCGGACGGCGTCTCGACGCCGCCGGTGCGGTCGCTCGACATCCCCGAACCGACCGACCCGCCCTCGGGATGTCGGTTCCACACGCGTTGTCTCGAAGCACGGGAGGCCTGCACGCGCGAGTGCCCGTCGCTCGAAGACCACGACGGCGACGGCCGACGGACCGCTTGCTTCCGCGCGGAACCGGACCACGAGTATTGGGAGAGCGAACCGCTCGGCGGTGAGGGGACGCGAGAAGAAGGTGGGTCCGACGACGCGAGCAGACGCGAGACGGCCGGAAGCGACTAAGTTCCCGATTTTAGTCAGTCGACCCGGTACCGTTCGACCTTGTCCTCGTCCACTTCGACGCCGAGGCCCGGCCCGTCCGGCACTGGCAACGCACCGTCTTCGACCTCGAACGGGTCCTCGATGACGTAGTCGTTCCACCCGTAGTAGACGCTGTCAGGCGGCAGATTGATGCCGGGCGTGCTCGCGACCGTGTGGAGCATCGCCGCGGTCTTGACGCCGAGGTCGAACCCGCAGTGGTGGGAGACCGAGACGCCCGCGTTGGCGGCCATCGCGACCTGCTCGCGGACGCGAAGGATGCCACCTGCGGGGACTAGATCGACGACGGCGACGTCGATGGCGTCGGCCTGTAGGAGGTATCTGAGGTTTCGCGGAAAGTACGTGTCCTCGTTGACCGCTATCGGCGTCCGGACGCGGTCCCGGAGCGAGGCGTACGCGCCGTAGGTGTCGATGCGGACCGGTTGTTCGAGATACTGGAGCAGGATGCCAGCCTCTTCGAGTCGGGTGGCGACCCTGACCGCGTCCTCGAACGACCACCCCTGGTTGGGATCAAGTCTGAACTCCAGTTGGCCATCCGCTTCGTCGTGCATTGCGCGGATGCGCGCCACGTCCTCGCGCCAGTCGGGACCGGCCTTCGTCTTCAACGTCGAGAACCCGTGTTCGACGGCCCGTCGGGCGTACGTGCGAGACTCCTCGGGTCCGAGGATGCCGAGACACGTGGCGATCTCTACCCGGTCACGAGTCTTCCCGCCGAGCAATCGGTGGACGGGTTGGCCGACCGACTTGCCGAACGCGTCCCAGAGGGCAGTCTCGACGGCGCCGAGGAACGGTCGCACCTTCACGTACGGGAAGTAGAACGACTCGACGAAGTCGCGTATCTCACCGACCTCCCGGCCGACGAGTTCGGGGGCGACGACGTCGTCCATCACGGCCTTCGTCACGGCGGCTGACTTCATGCCCACGAGCATCTCACCCCACCCGGTCACGCCGTCGTCGGTGTCGACTCTGACGAGCATCCGTGTGACAGAGGTAACTTCATCGTGGTTGCTCACGTACGGTGCGAGACCGAGGTCCGATTCGAGCGGCTTGACGCCCATCTCTACCGGGATGGCGTCGACGTTCGTAATCGACATACCTTCCCCTTGGTGTCCACCTACAAATAATTCCGTACCCGAATCAGTGAACGTCCGCGTGGCGGCGAAGAGACGTTCGGTTCGTAGATTTTATACTGCCGCCGGGTGTCCCGAAAATCATGCCAACCGAGACGCTGCACGTTCTCGTCGTCGGTGCTCATCCCGACGACTGCGACCTCAAAGCAGGCGGAATCGCCTGCAAGTACGCCGACCGGGGCCACAAGGTGCTGTTCGTCTCGACGACGAACGGCGAGGCGGGCCACCACGAACTCGCAGGAAGGCAACTCGTCGAACGTCGCCACGCGGAGGCCGAGGCGTCGGCGGCCGTCGCCGGCGTCGAGTTCGAGATGTTCGACGTTCCCGACGGCCGTCTCCGACCGTCGCTGGAGAACCGCGACCGACTCGTCCGCCGGATTCGGGAGTTCCGACCCGACCTCGTGCTGACCCACCGGCCGAACGACTATCACCCGGACCATCGGTACACGTCCCGACTCGTGCGGGACGCCGCCTACCTCGTCGCGGTACCGAACGTCTGCCCGGCGACGCCCGCGCTCGACCGGAACCCGGTCTTCGCGTATTTGAGCGACACGTTCGAGCGACCGTACCCCTTCTCGCCGGACGTGGTCGTGGACATCGACGACGTTGCGGGACGGAAATTCGAGATGCTGGACTGCCACGAGTCGCAGATGTACGAGTGGCTACCCTCCGTCGAGGGCACGTTGGAGGCGGTTCCCGACGACCCCGACGAGCGATTCGAGTGGCTTCGAGGCGGCGGCCTCCCCCACGTCGAGGTACTCGCAGACGTCTCGGACCGCTACCGAGACGCCCTCGTCGAGCGGTACGGCGCGTCCGGCGAGGACGTTCGCTACGCGGAGGCGTTCGAGGCGAGCGAGTACGGCCGAGCGCTCACCGACGAGGCGGCCGAGCGTCTGTTCCCGTTCTGACAGGGCAGTTCGCCAGTCGAGACGACGGATTGGAGCGAGAACTACTTCCAGAATAGCGGTACGACACACCGGAGATTGCAGCATACCCGTCGGATAGCGGTTCGCCAGCGCCCATAATCCCTATACTTATGCCCCCAGCGTTCGACCCCGCGGACGATGACGAGCATCCTCCTCGCCGGCGAGTCGTGGGTGACGGTACAGTTCGAAATCAAGGGCCGAAACGTCCTGCGGGATAGTCGGTACGGCGAGGCGGCCGACAGATTCGTCTCGACGCTCGAAGAGATCGGCGCGTCGGTGACGTATCAGCCGTGCCACGTCGTCGCGGAGTCGTTCCCCCGAACGAAATCGGACCTCAACGAGTACGACCTCGTGATTCTCAGCGACGTCGGCGCGGACACGCTCCAAATTACGGAACGGGTCGCCGACGGCGACACCGACGTCGACCGCTGTGCGCTACTCGCAGAGTGGGTCCGGGACGGCGGCGCGCTCGGCATGGTCGGCGGCTACATGAGTTTCGCGGGGAAAGGCGGCCAGGCCAGGTACGGAACAACGCGCATCGCGGACGTGTTGCCGGTCGAAATCACCACGGGCGACGACCGAGTGGAGACACCCGACGGCGCAACCCCCCAGAACGAGGGCGTGCCGGACGCCGACCTCCCCGCGAAGTGGCCCCACATCCTCGGCTACAACCGAACTACGGCAAAACCGGACGCCGAGGTCTGGGCGACGGTCCGGGATGACCCCTTCCTCACCATCGGCGACTACGGTGACGGCAGTACGTTCGCGTACGCCACCGACTGTGCGCCTCACTGGGCACCAGAGGGGCTGCTCTCGTGGAACCACCTCCCGACGCTCTGGAGCCGCATCCTCGACCGTGTAACGTAGCCGAATCGTTCCAACGAGACCGCGCGTCGGTCAGGGCAACTCCTCGAGGTAGGCGTCCCACACGGCCATCGGGTCCTCGCAAGCGATCTCCGAGATCGTCCGACAGCCGTCGTAGCCCCACATGAACACGCTGTCCGCGCCGAGGTCGAGCGCGGTTCGTGTCGCGGTGCGTACGTCGTCCGTGGCCGACTCGCCGGACAATCCAAAGCCCTGAATCCAGAGCTGGCTCCGCAGACCGTGGTCGTCAGCGACCGCGACCAGTTCCTCGCCGAAGCGCGCGACGTACTCGCCGGGGTCGGCGTCCTCGGCGAACGCCGCCCAGTAGGGATCGGTCGCTAGCACGTCGACGTGCTCGTTCTTCGCCAATTCTGCCCAGTCGCGCGGTCCGTGGTCGGCCGACTGGGTGGGCATGAGACAGACGGCGTTCGTCGCACCCTCGTTACGGGTTAGGGCCATCATCTCATCCAGGAAGTCGAGCATCGAGGTTTCGCGGAACCGCGAAACCTGTTCGGTTTCGGTCGCGGGCATCGGCTCGTCGTAGCGTTCGCGGTACCGCTCTTTGCAGTGGTCGCACCGACAGCACCAGACGTCGTCGGGGTAGCCGTCTTCGTACCAGTGGACGTTGTGCCAATGCGGTTCGTCCCAGAAGAGGACATCTGCGCCGAGTCCGGCGGCGTCTCGCGTCCACTCGCGCATGTATTCGCGGAACGTCGGAGCGTTGAAGCAGGCGGCCGGGACGCGATTGCCGGTGTTGAGTACCTGCCGGGAGTCTGGATTGTGGGCGACGAACCGGGAGTACTCCTCGCCGCCGAAGACGCCGCCGACCGCCCACGGGTTGACGTAGGTCGTCAATCCCCACTCGTCGCTTGCGGCCACGATGTCGGCCATCGACTCTCGGTAGAACGCTCGGTCCCGCTCGCTGAACGTGTGGAGGACGGCGTCAAGTCCGGCCTCGCGGAAGCGCTCTACGTCCGCCGTCGCGTGTTCGGGGTCCTGTACGCCGAAGTAGCTCGTGCCGGTTTCGATATCGGACATATCCGTGACGTGCTGCGATGGTCGTTCGGATGCAATGAACGTACCGATACCCACGATAGAGAGCGCTTCCAAGCACAAACGACTCCAGAAAGACGACGATGAGCGCGAGCGCTCGGGGGGTTTCATTCCCCCGACGGTCGACTGGCTGGCGCGATTCCCAACAGTAGGTCGGTCGAAATCGGTCTCCGAACGTAAGTTCGAACGAATTCCGACGAGCGAACGCCGAACCTATTTACGGTCCGGCGCGCGAGACGTTCGTATGTCATCTCAGACGATCTACGAGGAGTTGGGCATCCCGCACGTCGTCAACGCGACGGGGACGAAGACGCGCATCGGCGGGAGCCGAATACGGCCGGAGGCCGTCGAGGCAATGGGTCGGGCGTCAGAGGCGTTCGTGCGGCTTTCGGACCTGCAGGCCAGAGCAAGCGAGTTAATCGCGGACGTGACCGGCGCGGACGCTGGCTACGTCGCGTCCGGTGCGGCGAGCGCGCTCGCGCTCGGCGCGGCCGCCTGCATCGCGGGCGACGATCTCGGCGCGATGGCCCGTCTGCCTGACACCGAAGGCGTCCCCGACGAGATCGTCATGCCGCGGACGCACCGGACGGGCTATGACCACGCGCTCCGCGGGGCTGGCGCGCGCATCGTCGACGTGGGGACCGACGACAAGCACCTCGGCACCGGCTCGCGGAACGTCGAACCCTGGGAAATCGAAGACGCTATCGGCGAGGATACCGCCGCGGTCGCCTACGTCGAAAAGTCCTACACCGAACCGCCGCTGGACGTGGTGTGCGACATCGCTCACAATCACGGCGTCCCGGTCATCGTGGACGCCGCCGCCGAGCTCCCGCCGACGAGCAACTTCGAGGCGTTCGTCGACGCCGGTGCGGACCTCGTCGCGTTCAGCGGCGGGAAGGCCATTCGCGGCCCCCAGACCACGGGAATACTCGCCGGACGGGGCGGCCTCGTCGAGTCGGCTGCCGCTCAGCACCTCGACATGCACGCCGCCGAGCAGGTGTGGGAACCGCCGCGAGAACTGGTCGATCCTGGTCGGTTCGGTGGCGTCCCGCGGCAGGGAATCGGTCGCCCGATGAAGGTCGGCAAGGAGGAACTCGTCGGTCTGATCCGCGCGCTCGAACTGTTCGTCGAGGAGGACCACGACGCGCTGGTCGAGGAGTGGCTCGACCGCGCACAGCGAATCGCCGCCGACCTCGACGAAGTCGCGGGCTTCGACACGTCGCTCACGGCCGACGACAAGACCGCCGTCGCTCCCGAGGTGGTCGTCTCGGTTAACGCCAAGGTCGCCGGCGTGTCGGCGACCGACATAGTCGGCGATCTCCGCCGCGAGGAACCGCGCGTGTTCGTCGGCGCGGACGCGCTTCCGGCAGGGGAGTTCACGGTCAATCCGATGTGCCTCACCGACGAAGAAGCCGACTATGCCGTCGAACGTATCACCGCACAGGCCGAGGAGTAACAGCATCGGTTTCTTCTGACTTGATACGCTTCCAGTACAGCGGAGACGGTATGCCCGAAAAGACGAAGACGAAAGCGTCTCGATAGTAGAACGGAGTTACCGGCGACCCCGAACAGGGTCGCGCAGACAGCAGAGGGACTGCTGCACGAGACTTACGAAATCGGTTGTCCCGAGGAGAGTACGTACTCTCCTCGGACGCGGACGAGGACTGGGATAACTCTCTGCGACGCGGACTGAACTGGTACGCCGCGCTGGCGGACTCCAAGATTCCCGTCCCCGGAGCGGTGTCCAAGACCTCCGTTCGTTCGACAGAAGCAAGTACACTATCGACCCGGTCGAAAAGACGTAGCGTCCTTGATTCCTGACGACACAGTACGATTAGCGCCGACGAATACGAAATCGTCGACGAGTACGGCACCCACGAGTCGTCGACGACGCCAACGTGATTCGGTGGCGCTACACCGTGTCGAACTCCACGACGCTCTTGATTACGTCGTCGCCGGTTTCAAACGCTCGCTCGACCTCGTCGGGGTCGTGGACGTCGGTAACGAGCGCGTCGGCGAACCAATCGGGGAACGCAGCAAGCGACGCTTTGGCGGTTTCGTACTGCGCGACGTTCGAGTTGACGCTGCCGAGCAACGCCTTGTTCTGCAACACCATCTCTCGATGGACGCGGCCGCCGTTGATTTCGATACGCCCGTCCGATGGGATGCCGAGCAGCATGCCGACGCCATTCGGTGCGAGCGCCTCGACGGTTTCGAAGGCGTGTGGCGCGTAGCCGGTCGCTTCGTAGATGAAGTCCATCGGCTCGTTTGCGTCCGGCACCGTCGAGAGGGGCGTCTCGCGCGAATCGATATACGTTGCCCCGAGGCGTTCGATTATCTCGATTGTCGGGTCGGGGCGGTTTCGCCGCCCGAGACAGTAACAGCGCTCGAAGTCGTCACTTCCGGCCAGCATTGCAAGCGTCAACAGCCCCAGTGGGCCGTTGCCGAGGATGAGCGCCGACTCGGGGTCCCACTCGAACGCCGATCTGCTCGCGTAGGCGTGTTCGAGCGCCTTCTCGGAGTTCGAGATCGGTTCGATGAGGAACCCGGTCGTTGCGAAGTCGTCGGGGACGCCGACGAGGAACGCTTCGGGGGCGGTGAAGTACTCCGACATGTAGCCGTGCGCGCCGACGATTCCTCGCTCGACGTACGCGCCGTCGGGGGCCATGTCGGGTTCGCCCCGCTCGAAGTATTCGGCCGTCGGTTGCCCAACGGGCGGCCGCCGGACGGTCGGCACGACGAGGTCGCCTTCGTTGAAGTCGGTGTCGTTGGCGTCCTCAACGACTCCGACGGCCTCATGGCCGAGGATTTGATACGCCGAATCTGCGGGAAATCCGCCGTGGTTCCCGTCGACGACTTCGTGGTCGGTGCCGTCAATGCCGATTCGGAGCGTTCGAATTAGTGCTTCACCGGACCCGGGGGTCGGTTTCGGCACGTCGATGACACGTGGTTCGGACTCGTCGCGTCGGACCGCGATAGCTCTCATTGTTCTGTCACCTTGTACTCCTCACTCCTCGCTCCCACGTGCGGTCGCGATGACCTCTATCTCAACGCCAATATCGATGGGCAGGTCCTCTATCTGGACCGCGCTCCGGGCTGGATATGGCGGCGACATGTACTCAGCGTACACCTCGTTGATGGTGTCGTAGTCGTCCATATCCTGGACAAAGACGGTTGCTTTCACCACATCGTCAAGTGAGCAATCCGCCGCAGCGAGAACTGCGTCGATGTTTTCGAGCGTTCGTGCGGTCTGCTCTCCGATGTCCTCGCCGACGATCTCGCCCGATTCTGGGTCGACGGGTCCTTGCCCTGAGACGTAGATCCGGTCGCCGTCGCGGAGTGCTTGTGAAAACGGGCCGATGCTCGGCGGTGCGGCGTCGGTGCTAATTTTGTCCATCAGTCTCCTCCGAACGGGCGTCGCGGGCGGGAATGGCCATTTCGCCGTCATAATTACGGTGGCGAGACGATGAACTATCCGTTCGAACTGCTCCGCGCAGTATACGTACCGTCATCAACCGTGTCCTCATGCCGCTGAACTATAAAACCGCCCGACGTTAGCCGTAATTGACAGTATATGTAAATTACCTTCGGTGGACTTTTGTAGGTTACTGCATGGCCGTTCTCCTCCCGGCCGCGCTATTTGTCCATTCGTATGGATTTTGAACGACCGAATAGCGGAAACAATCGACAGAAAATGCCGAGACGTGATGAAGACGGCGGGCTTGGCGTTCAGTAGGCATAAAGCCATAGCTCAAGTGTAACGATACGTGTGGAGATATATAAACATCACTGATGGGGTGCTTTCGTCCTTGAACTCCGCGTAAACGTAGATTCCGTTTCTATCTCCTCAAGTACGCTGGTTCGAACGTTGCATTCGAACGCCGTGAGCACCTAGTCTAATCGTCGTCATGTACGTGGATTCTCGATTCAGATGGCAATCTAGGTGGTGCGACCCAGCACCGTCGTCCAGCGCGATTACCGAAGTCGAGGCCGGACAGAGCGTTCCTTCATCGACATCCATCTCGGCGACCGCAGTGTGTCCGTCTTCGTCGATGGGAAGCATCGAACCGGGTTCGCCGTGGTAATTCGCGACGAACACGAAACTACCGGTTAGCATCGACGCTACAGTGTCGGGGTTCTGCCCCACCGATCGCCCGACGGTAATTGCGGACTCAAGAATCGAGGGACTACGGCAGAAACCCCTATCGAAAACACTTACTAGTCCGGAAATCGGTTTTCTTCAAAGCTCTTCCAGACGAATACGTGGCCGGAGCCATCCCGCCACGAGCCTGTACAATTTTGTAGCCTCCCTCGAAAAGGGGACTCGATGACCGACCACGGCCACGAGGATATGCTCTGGCGCTCGGAGGCGGTTCGGCGCGTGCTGGACCTGCGGGCATCGGTCCGGGCCGACCGCTCCACCGAGTCGGTACCGCTCGACGCCACTGCCGGGCGAACGCTCGGCGAGGACGTCACCGCCGACGCCGACGCGCCCGAAACGAGCTGCGCGACGATGGACGGCTACGCATTCGACGCGACCGACGACTACCCGCTCGACGTCCACGATGAGGAGGTGTTCCCGGAGGACGACGGCGGGGCGCTGGAACCAGGCGAGGCCGTCGAAATCGCGACCGGCGCACCGCTCCCGCAGAACGCGAACGTCGTCCTCAAGCGCGAGGACGCGACCGTCGAGGACGGCCGACTCACTGGACCGGCCCTCGAACCGGGGACCTACGTCTATGAGCGGGGGAGCAACTACCGGGCCGGCGAGACGCTGTTCGAGGCGGGCGAGCGACTCGCTCCGCGAGACGCCGTCCTACTGGCCGACCTCGGCTACTCGGCGGTCGCCGTCTGCCGGCGTCTGTCGGCCGGCGTCCTCGCGACCGGCACCGAGATTCACACCGGCCGGACCGAGGACCTCGACTCGCCGATGCTCCAGGGCCTCGTCCGGTCGTGGGGGCACGAGGCCACCTACGAGGGCACCGTTCCGGACGACTACGACCGCGTGAAGGACCGAATCGAGGCGGTCGCCGAAGACCACGACATGGTCCTCACCACCGGCGGCACCAGCGTCGGACACAAGGACCACGTCGTCCGAGCGCTCGACGAACTCGGGGACGTCCTGTTCCACCGCGTGCGGGTGCGACCCGGCAAACCCATCGCGGTCGCCGAACTCCCCGACCAGGACGCCGTCGCGTTCGCCATCCCCGGCAAACCCGTCGGGGCGCACGCCGTCGCGACGCTGGTCGCGCGCCCGTTCTTCACTGGCGCTGGGACCGACCTCCCGGGCGTCGAGGCGACACTGTCGCGCGCGGTGACGCTCGGGCCGGACGGGTTCGAGTACGCTGTTCCGGTGTTGCTCGACGGGGGTGAGGCGACCCCGTACGGTCACGTCGACTCCCCGCTCCGGGTCTACGACGAACAGTTCGACCCGAGCGTGCTCTCGTCGAGTACGCGGGCGACCAGGGCCGACGGTATCGTCGTCACGACCGACGACCTCGCCGAGGGCGAGACGGTGACCGTGGTCCCGTACTCGGTGCTGGAGTGACGATGTCGACGCTTCCGCGCCGCGCCATCGCCGTGCTCGGAACCGGACTGTTCGGAATCGGTCTCTCTGTTGGCGGATACGGCGCTTACGTCTCGCTGCTCATCGACCGGGGCGTCTCGCCC harbors:
- a CDS encoding Rid family detoxifying hydrolase, whose protein sequence is MDKISTDAAPPSIGPFSQALRDGDRIYVSGQGPVDPESGEIVGEDIGEQTARTLENIDAVLAAADCSLDDVVKATVFVQDMDDYDTINEVYAEYMSPPYPARSAVQIEDLPIDIGVEIEVIATARGSEE
- a CDS encoding PIG-L deacetylase family protein — translated: MPTETLHVLVVGAHPDDCDLKAGGIACKYADRGHKVLFVSTTNGEAGHHELAGRQLVERRHAEAEASAAVAGVEFEMFDVPDGRLRPSLENRDRLVRRIREFRPDLVLTHRPNDYHPDHRYTSRLVRDAAYLVAVPNVCPATPALDRNPVFAYLSDTFERPYPFSPDVVVDIDDVAGRKFEMLDCHESQMYEWLPSVEGTLEAVPDDPDERFEWLRGGGLPHVEVLADVSDRYRDALVERYGASGEDVRYAEAFEASEYGRALTDEAAERLFPF
- a CDS encoding aminotransferase class V-fold PLP-dependent enzyme, yielding MSSQTIYEELGIPHVVNATGTKTRIGGSRIRPEAVEAMGRASEAFVRLSDLQARASELIADVTGADAGYVASGAASALALGAAACIAGDDLGAMARLPDTEGVPDEIVMPRTHRTGYDHALRGAGARIVDVGTDDKHLGTGSRNVEPWEIEDAIGEDTAAVAYVEKSYTEPPLDVVCDIAHNHGVPVIVDAAAELPPTSNFEAFVDAGADLVAFSGGKAIRGPQTTGILAGRGGLVESAAAQHLDMHAAEQVWEPPRELVDPGRFGGVPRQGIGRPMKVGKEELVGLIRALELFVEEDHDALVEEWLDRAQRIAADLDEVAGFDTSLTADDKTAVAPEVVVSVNAKVAGVSATDIVGDLRREEPRVFVGADALPAGEFTVNPMCLTDEEADYAVERITAQAEE
- a CDS encoding molybdopterin molybdotransferase MoeA, giving the protein MTDHGHEDMLWRSEAVRRVLDLRASVRADRSTESVPLDATAGRTLGEDVTADADAPETSCATMDGYAFDATDDYPLDVHDEEVFPEDDGGALEPGEAVEIATGAPLPQNANVVLKREDATVEDGRLTGPALEPGTYVYERGSNYRAGETLFEAGERLAPRDAVLLADLGYSAVAVCRRLSAGVLATGTEIHTGRTEDLDSPMLQGLVRSWGHEATYEGTVPDDYDRVKDRIEAVAEDHDMVLTTGGTSVGHKDHVVRALDELGDVLFHRVRVRPGKPIAVAELPDQDAVAFAIPGKPVGAHAVATLVARPFFTGAGTDLPGVEATLSRAVTLGPDGFEYAVPVLLDGGEATPYGHVDSPLRVYDEQFDPSVLSSSTRATRADGIVVTTDDLAEGETVTVVPYSVLE
- a CDS encoding glucose 1-dehydrogenase → MRAIAVRRDESEPRVIDVPKPTPGSGEALIRTLRIGIDGTDHEVVDGNHGGFPADSAYQILGHEAVGVVEDANDTDFNEGDLVVPTVRRPPVGQPTAEYFERGEPDMAPDGAYVERGIVGAHGYMSEYFTAPEAFLVGVPDDFATTGFLIEPISNSEKALEHAYASRSAFEWDPESALILGNGPLGLLTLAMLAGSDDFERCYCLGRRNRPDPTIEIIERLGATYIDSRETPLSTVPDANEPMDFIYEATGYAPHAFETVEALAPNGVGMLLGIPSDGRIEINGGRVHREMVLQNKALLGSVNSNVAQYETAKASLAAFPDWFADALVTDVHDPDEVERAFETGDDVIKSVVEFDTV
- a CDS encoding ABC transporter ATP-binding protein, which translates into the protein MSHTANEPLLSIRDVSVHFEKKRLFGLAGSETVHAVDDVSLDIYENDVVALVGESGCGKTTLGKTAIGIQRPTGGEVRYRGQDLWEAKDSDGLLGHRGDQTYSWAEIRRSLQMIHQDPGSSLNSNYTIESTLSAPLEKWQPDMSEADRRVRIYGLLEYVGMTPAEEYAGRYPHQLSGGEQQRVALVRALLMNPDLILADEAISALDVSLRAEMMDLMLELQEQFNTSYLFISHNLANAKHLTQRAGGRIGIMYLGELVEIGTPEQIIHDPQHPYTKVLLWATSDLRNRSDGVSTPPVRSLDIPEPTDPPSGCRFHTRCLEAREACTRECPSLEDHDGDGRRTACFRAEPDHEYWESEPLGGEGTREEGGSDDASRRETAGSD
- a CDS encoding glutamine amidotransferase is translated as MTSILLAGESWVTVQFEIKGRNVLRDSRYGEAADRFVSTLEEIGASVTYQPCHVVAESFPRTKSDLNEYDLVILSDVGADTLQITERVADGDTDVDRCALLAEWVRDGGALGMVGGYMSFAGKGGQARYGTTRIADVLPVEITTGDDRVETPDGATPQNEGVPDADLPAKWPHILGYNRTTAKPDAEVWATVRDDPFLTIGDYGDGSTFAYATDCAPHWAPEGLLSWNHLPTLWSRILDRVT
- a CDS encoding mandelate racemase/muconate lactonizing enzyme family protein, with amino-acid sequence MSITNVDAIPVEMGVKPLESDLGLAPYVSNHDEVTSVTRMLVRVDTDDGVTGWGEMLVGMKSAAVTKAVMDDVVAPELVGREVGEIRDFVESFYFPYVKVRPFLGAVETALWDAFGKSVGQPVHRLLGGKTRDRVEIATCLGILGPEESRTYARRAVEHGFSTLKTKAGPDWREDVARIRAMHDEADGQLEFRLDPNQGWSFEDAVRVATRLEEAGILLQYLEQPVRIDTYGAYASLRDRVRTPIAVNEDTYFPRNLRYLLQADAIDVAVVDLVPAGGILRVREQVAMAANAGVSVSHHCGFDLGVKTAAMLHTVASTPGINLPPDSVYYGWNDYVIEDPFEVEDGALPVPDGPGLGVEVDEDKVERYRVD
- a CDS encoding ABC transporter ATP-binding protein — encoded protein: MVSSMEGERRPTANATDEQTDADVILEVRDASVSFNTNDADSRVLRDVDLDVRAGEALGVVGESGSGKSMLASAMLDAVVSPGQASGEVIYHPPDGESVDILSLSREELTALRWNEISFVIQGAQSAFNPTMIIGDHFEETLRAHGANVEEGMEHARELLADLYLPAEQVLESHPYELSGGMKQRALIALGLVLEPNVVVMDEPTAALDLLMQRSIVSMLENLQEKYNLTLVFVTHDLPLVADLADRLAVMYAFDLVELGPTDELIERAGHPYTRALLNAVPNISDRSMNLEGIEGSSPNPAAVPAGCSFHARCPLADETCKANDPSMHDVSADRPNDHTAACFYWEAAREKIPLTLDDAEDPIDREYDGGSGGVPR